The Aestuariibaculum lutulentum genome segment TCCTATGGTGACTATGCCAAAACTGAAGCGTTATCGCGATGCTTGTGAAAAAGAAGGTCGATTTATTGTGGTTTCAGATATTTACCCAACACCAACAACCGATATTGCAGATGTAATTTTGCCTTCTGCCATGTGGATAGAACGGGAGGGGATGTATGGAAATTCGGAGCGTCGTACTCAATATTTTGAAAAAATGATAGAACCTTCAGGTGAAGCTATGAGTGATACCTGGCAAATTGTTGAGGTGGCTAAACGTTTAGGTTACGAAAAACAATTCTATTATAATGAAGATACTCATATAGAAGAAATTTACAATGAGTATAGAAGGCATCATGAAGGTAATAAGCACGCTATGGCGCCTTTAGAAATTTTAAAAGCCGAACCTGGAGCACAATGGCCTTATGTGAATGGGAAATCTACAAAATGGCGATTTAATGCCGATTACGATCCGGCTTGTAGTAATGGTGAGCAATTTCATTTTTATGGAAACCCGGATGGAAAGGCTATTATATGGCAACGACCATACGAACCGGCTCCTGAAATTCCTGATGATGATTACCCGTTCTGGTTATGCACCGGACGTGTTGTAGAGCATTGGCATACAGGATCTATGACGAGAAGAATTCCAGTGTTGCATAAAGCCATGCCACATGCGTATGTGGAGTTGAATCCGGAGCAAGCCAAAGAAATGCAGATACAAACGGGTGATCGAATTAAATTAACGACGCGACGCGGTGAAATTATTTTACCAGCATCGGTTAATGAGCGTGGCGTTCCGGAGCGCAATCAGGTATTTGTGCCTTTCTTTGATGAAAATATGTTAATAAACGATGTAACACTCGATGCTTTTTGTCCGATTTCAAAGCAACCCGATTATAAAAAATGTGCCGTTAAAGTAGAAAAAGTATGAAGCGAATAGGTATAATATCTTTGTTTCTAATATTATTTCTGGCATTTGTTGCGGTCTGGAATATTAGTTATCGTGAAGGGCAGGAGGAAGCTTACATTCCAATTGAAAATGAAAATCCAATGCCAATAATCCCTTCAGAGATTGGGGTTTTTGAGCGTTCAAAATTTGCTTTAGATTACGTCAATATGCCAGTCGATGAAAATCATCAGCGTACATTAGAAACATATTATAACAACAGAGCATTTCACGGTGCACCACCCAGTATTCCGCATCCGGTGGCCAGTGAGCGTGGTATGGGTGAAAATATCTGTTTAAAATGCCATCAAAATGGAGGTTTTGTCGATAAATTTAATGCTTATGCTCCAGTAACGCCACATCCTGAAATGGTGAATTGTCGTCAATGTCATGTAGCGCAGGTAACAGAATCTTTGTTTGAAGAAACTAATTTTCATAAAATAAAAGCTCCCGAAGTGGGTGTAAATAATGCTTTAGATGGTAGTCCTCCAGTTATTCCGCATCAAATTCAAATGCATGAAAATTGTCTGGCTTGTCATGCAGGGCCAGCAGCTCCAAAAGAGATTCGTGTTACACATCCAGAACGTGTAAATTGCAGACAATGTCATGTGCCTAATAATAAAGAAACGAGAGATATTGGGGAATTTAAAAGAATAAGTAATTATGATGAGTAGTAGCCTTTTTGTAAATAGAAGCTTATGTCTTATTGTTTTTTGCATGGTGTTTTTTTCATGTAAACATGAAGATAAATACCATGGTGTTATGGAGAAAATTGAGGCTGAAGGAGAGCATTATCATGGAGTATCTTTATCATCAGAGAACTATTTGGAAGGGGTAGATACGATTCGGATTTCAGAAGGTGGACATACCTTCTTAATACCAGAAAGAAAAA includes the following:
- a CDS encoding nitrate reductase cytochrome c-type subunit, producing the protein MKRIGIISLFLILFLAFVAVWNISYREGQEEAYIPIENENPMPIIPSEIGVFERSKFALDYVNMPVDENHQRTLETYYNNRAFHGAPPSIPHPVASERGMGENICLKCHQNGGFVDKFNAYAPVTPHPEMVNCRQCHVAQVTESLFEETNFHKIKAPEVGVNNALDGSPPVIPHQIQMHENCLACHAGPAAPKEIRVTHPERVNCRQCHVPNNKETRDIGEFKRISNYDE